A DNA window from Halorubrum sp. DM2 contains the following coding sequences:
- a CDS encoding universal stress protein, translated as MYDVLLGIGLDDEARATAQAAAVTDLPAAADEVTAHLCHVFRDNPEGASVHQLGTVRRAREVLEDVGVECVHYEASGDPADELLVAAADVDADAICVSGRKRSPTGKAVFGSTTQALVLNADRPVLTVPGPERE; from the coding sequence ATGTACGACGTGTTGCTCGGAATTGGACTCGACGACGAGGCGAGAGCGACCGCACAGGCGGCGGCGGTGACGGACCTCCCGGCCGCCGCCGACGAGGTGACCGCGCACCTCTGTCACGTCTTCCGAGACAACCCGGAGGGCGCGTCGGTCCACCAGCTCGGAACCGTGCGGCGCGCCCGCGAGGTGTTGGAAGACGTCGGTGTCGAGTGCGTCCACTACGAGGCCAGCGGCGACCCCGCCGACGAGCTGCTCGTGGCCGCGGCCGACGTCGACGCCGACGCGATCTGCGTGTCGGGTCGGAAGCGGAGTCCGACCGGGAAGGCCGTCTTCGGCAGCACCACGCAGGCGCTCGTGTTGAACGCGGACCGGCCGGTTCTGACGGTTCCGGGACCGGAACGAGAGTAA
- a CDS encoding HD domain-containing protein, which translates to MKAIKDSVHGHVRLGDVAAELVDTPAFQRLRHIKQLSTVRLVYPAANHTRFEHSLGVYHLAGRAVEGLGVDDDTAAHVRAAAMLHDVGHGPYGHQTEGIIRRATGRDHDDVRWLLTDADREVCQVLERNGLDPERVAALIDGAGALGPLVSGELDVDRMDYLVRDAHHTGVPYGTVDTGRLVTELRLVGGDGSAESRSDADLVLDEGNVATAESLLVARSLMNAVVYRHHVSRVAGAMLERACERYLDRTEADVEAFRRMADHDLLVELRDRVPALGERIERRDLYKRAVWAELDEVPAGTVDAGRAEERAAEREIAESVGIDRDAVVVDIPSRPALKESGSAVVVDGVPQRLEDASELVAGLRAAERRRWTLGVYCPAEHVDAVAIAARDVLGLRAANRPSA; encoded by the coding sequence ATGAAGGCGATCAAGGACAGCGTCCACGGTCACGTCCGGCTCGGCGACGTCGCCGCCGAACTGGTCGACACGCCGGCGTTCCAGCGGCTGCGCCACATCAAACAGCTGTCCACGGTCCGGCTCGTCTACCCCGCCGCGAACCACACGCGGTTCGAACACAGCCTCGGCGTCTACCACCTCGCGGGCCGCGCGGTGGAGGGGCTCGGCGTCGACGACGACACCGCGGCGCACGTCCGCGCCGCGGCGATGCTCCACGACGTCGGCCACGGCCCGTACGGCCACCAGACCGAGGGGATCATCCGGCGCGCGACCGGGCGCGACCACGACGACGTGCGATGGCTGCTCACCGACGCGGACCGCGAGGTGTGTCAGGTCCTCGAACGCAACGGGCTCGACCCGGAGCGCGTCGCCGCCCTGATCGACGGAGCGGGCGCGCTCGGGCCGCTCGTCTCGGGCGAACTCGACGTGGACCGCATGGACTACCTCGTGCGCGACGCCCACCACACCGGCGTCCCGTACGGAACCGTCGACACCGGTCGGCTCGTCACCGAACTCCGGCTGGTCGGCGGCGACGGTTCGGCTGAGTCCCGGAGCGACGCCGACCTCGTCTTGGACGAGGGGAACGTCGCCACCGCGGAGAGCCTCCTCGTCGCGCGCTCGCTGATGAACGCCGTCGTCTACCGCCACCACGTCTCCCGCGTCGCGGGCGCAATGTTAGAGCGCGCCTGCGAGCGCTACCTCGATCGGACGGAGGCGGACGTCGAGGCGTTCCGGCGGATGGCGGACCACGACCTCCTCGTCGAACTGCGCGACCGCGTCCCGGCGCTCGGCGAGCGCATCGAGCGGCGCGACCTGTACAAACGCGCCGTCTGGGCCGAACTCGACGAGGTGCCGGCCGGCACGGTCGACGCCGGGCGCGCGGAGGAGCGGGCGGCCGAACGAGAGATCGCCGAGAGCGTCGGAATCGACCGCGACGCGGTCGTCGTCGACATCCCCTCCCGGCCGGCGCTCAAGGAGTCCGGCTCCGCCGTCGTCGTCGACGGCGTCCCCCAGCGGCTGGAGGACGCCTCGGAACTGGTCGCCGGACTCCGGGCCGCGGAGCGCCGCCGCTGGACGCTCGGGGTGTACTGTCCGGCCGAGCACGTCGACGCGGTCGCGATCGCGGCGCGGGACGTGCTGGGGCTGCGTGCGGCGAACCGTCCCTCGGCCTGA
- a CDS encoding halocyanin domain-containing protein, translating into MSRTPSTSRRRALALAAGGTLGALAGCLGSLDPIGGGNTDSGDGFTDTTDVPEPEYGHWFDGGTDYAGTVDRRGEDEVVIPVGDGDGFRFDPAAVWVDYDTTVRWEWTGESGVHDVVTYDGPAAIESELTDEATHEYAVTLTEADEGVTRYSCRPHQTIGEQGAIVVGPEIELYVTEYDTTPVDYGDWFDRTPNVSETANPLRRDAVSVRVGGPGGYDPEAEEWETAPVYDTPALRVTPGTTVRWRWVPGAGEHSVVAEDGSFESDLVAVEAADSPEYQEDEHTFERVFEDPGIYEYACERHRDDGMRGAVVVAESRH; encoded by the coding sequence ATGTCACGAACGCCCTCCACCTCCCGTCGCCGCGCGCTGGCGCTGGCGGCGGGCGGAACGCTCGGAGCGCTCGCCGGCTGTCTCGGCTCGCTCGATCCGATTGGCGGCGGCAACACTGACTCCGGCGACGGGTTCACCGACACGACGGACGTGCCGGAGCCGGAGTACGGCCACTGGTTCGACGGCGGGACCGATTACGCCGGGACGGTCGACCGACGGGGAGAGGACGAGGTTGTAATCCCGGTCGGCGACGGCGACGGGTTCCGGTTCGACCCCGCGGCGGTGTGGGTCGACTACGACACGACGGTCCGCTGGGAGTGGACCGGTGAGAGCGGCGTCCACGACGTGGTGACGTACGACGGTCCCGCGGCGATCGAGTCGGAACTCACCGACGAGGCGACCCACGAGTACGCCGTCACCCTCACCGAGGCCGACGAGGGGGTCACCCGATACTCCTGCCGTCCCCATCAGACGATCGGCGAGCAGGGGGCGATCGTCGTCGGCCCGGAGATCGAGTTGTATGTCACGGAGTACGACACGACGCCGGTCGACTACGGCGACTGGTTCGATCGAACGCCCAACGTTTCGGAGACCGCGAACCCGCTCCGACGGGACGCGGTCAGCGTCCGCGTCGGCGGTCCCGGTGGATACGATCCGGAGGCCGAGGAGTGGGAGACTGCGCCCGTCTACGACACCCCCGCGCTCCGCGTGACGCCCGGCACGACCGTCAGGTGGCGCTGGGTCCCCGGCGCGGGCGAACACAGCGTCGTCGCCGAGGACGGGTCGTTCGAGAGCGACCTCGTCGCCGTCGAGGCCGCCGACTCCCCCGAATATCAGGAGGACGAACACACCTTCGAACGCGTCTTCGAGGATCCGGGGATCTACGAGTACGCCTGCGAACGCCACCGGGACGACGGGATGCGCGGCGCGGTCGTCGTCGCCGAGTCCCGACACTGA
- a CDS encoding thymidine kinase — MHAITRSGWIEVISGSMFSGKTEELLRRLRRSEIAGQSVAVYTPAVDDRYGEATIGSHTGRQWEATVVDNEGDGPLDILDDDPAEVVAIDEANFFSNALIEVCNTLADRGTRVIVSGTDQTFRGEPFEPLPQLMATAEYVDKLQAICSVCGEPASRNQRLIEGEPAHVDDPTILVGAEESYEARCRDCHVLLTGERPEEERPFEGAEADPAND; from the coding sequence ATGCACGCCATCACTCGATCCGGCTGGATCGAGGTCATTTCGGGGTCGATGTTCTCGGGCAAGACGGAGGAGCTGCTCCGCCGGCTCCGGCGCTCGGAGATCGCCGGTCAGTCGGTCGCCGTCTACACGCCCGCGGTCGACGACCGCTACGGGGAGGCGACGATCGGCAGCCACACCGGCCGACAGTGGGAGGCGACCGTCGTCGACAACGAGGGCGACGGCCCGCTCGACATCCTCGACGACGACCCCGCCGAGGTGGTCGCGATCGACGAGGCGAACTTCTTCTCGAACGCGCTCATCGAGGTCTGTAACACCCTCGCGGACCGCGGAACCAGGGTGATCGTCTCGGGCACCGACCAGACGTTCCGCGGGGAGCCGTTCGAGCCGCTGCCGCAGCTGATGGCGACCGCCGAGTACGTCGACAAGCTACAGGCGATCTGCTCGGTCTGCGGGGAGCCGGCCTCTCGGAACCAGCGGCTCATCGAGGGCGAACCGGCCCACGTCGACGACCCGACGATCCTCGTCGGCGCGGAGGAGTCCTACGAGGCGCGGTGTCGCGACTGCCACGTCCTGTTGACCGGAGAGCGACCCGAGGAGGAGCGACCGTTTGAGGGGGCCGAGGCGGACCCCGCGAACGACTGA
- a CDS encoding HD domain-containing protein — MITVKDTVHDHIEIDGVAADLVDTPAVQRLRHVKQLGTVQLVYPSANHTRFEHSLGVYHLASRALDHLGIEGKRADRIEAAAMLHDTGHGPFSHNLESLTHRRTGKYHDDVGELLATGAVGEALRDHDLDPDRIAEIVAGEGPYAGLVSGELDVDRMDYLVRDAYHTGVPYGTIDTERFVRELTFVERDDIPDGDEPDRGGPQLVLDEGNVQTAESLLLARALMNPVVYTHHVARISKAMLRRAASDLLDATATTAAELRRMDDHDFLAAIRDCRETAGLSRRYDERDLYKLAVWAEYDDVPDRVHEADHAAEAALEREIAEEAGVARDHVILDVPPEPTMRESTARVTVNGEIRRLWRQSPLVSALRTAQRNQWRLGVYAPEPATDRVGRAAGDVLGLDSDGLVTEVRGAMPTTLDEF, encoded by the coding sequence ATGATCACGGTCAAGGATACCGTCCACGACCACATCGAGATCGACGGGGTCGCCGCCGACCTCGTCGACACCCCCGCCGTCCAGCGCCTCCGCCACGTGAAACAGCTCGGGACGGTCCAGCTCGTCTACCCCTCCGCGAACCACACACGGTTCGAACACAGCCTCGGCGTCTACCACCTCGCGAGCCGTGCGCTCGACCACCTCGGGATCGAGGGGAAACGCGCCGACCGCATCGAGGCGGCGGCGATGCTCCACGACACCGGTCACGGCCCGTTCAGCCACAACCTCGAATCGCTCACGCACCGGCGGACCGGTAAGTACCACGACGATGTCGGCGAGCTGCTCGCGACCGGCGCGGTCGGCGAGGCCCTGCGCGACCACGATCTCGACCCGGACCGGATCGCGGAGATCGTCGCCGGCGAGGGACCGTACGCCGGCCTCGTCTCGGGCGAACTCGACGTGGACCGCATGGACTACCTCGTGCGCGACGCCTACCACACGGGCGTCCCGTACGGCACCATCGACACCGAGCGGTTCGTCCGGGAGCTGACGTTCGTCGAACGGGACGACATCCCGGACGGAGACGAGCCGGACCGCGGCGGCCCGCAGCTCGTCTTGGACGAGGGGAACGTCCAGACCGCCGAGAGCCTGCTGCTCGCCCGGGCGCTGATGAACCCGGTCGTCTACACCCATCACGTGGCGCGCATCTCGAAGGCGATGTTGCGCCGGGCCGCGAGCGACCTCCTCGACGCGACCGCGACGACCGCGGCCGAGCTCCGGCGGATGGACGACCACGACTTCCTCGCGGCGATCCGGGACTGCCGGGAGACCGCCGGACTCTCCCGGCGGTACGACGAGCGCGACCTCTACAAGCTGGCCGTGTGGGCCGAGTACGACGACGTTCCCGACCGGGTCCACGAGGCGGACCACGCCGCGGAGGCGGCGCTCGAACGCGAGATAGCCGAGGAGGCGGGCGTCGCGCGCGACCACGTGATCTTGGACGTGCCGCCCGAGCCGACGATGCGGGAGTCGACCGCGCGCGTCACCGTCAACGGCGAGATCCGGCGCTTGTGGCGGCAGTCGCCGCTCGTCTCCGCGCTCCGGACCGCACAGCGGAACCAGTGGCGGCTCGGCGTGTATGCCCCCGAACCGGCGACCGACCGCGTCGGCCGGGCGGCCGGGGACGTCCTCGGACTCGACTCCGACGGTCTCGTGACCGAGGTGCGCGGCGCGATGCCGACGACGCTCGACGAGTTCTGA
- a CDS encoding amidohydrolase family protein: MYLEGTILVGPDFEPVEGRVVVADGEIVRVEERETEGDDVICPAFVNAHTHIGDSIAKEAGEGLSLDELVAPPDGLKHRLLRAAGREEKVSAMARTLRYMESTGTGTFLEFREGGVDGVGALRDALAGEGVEFGKRAIEAVVFGRDDPDVLSVADGYGASGARDADFDAVRSETREAGKLFGIHAGERDADDINPAMDLDPDFLVHMVHAEGIHLERLEHRGTPVVVCPRSNLVTNVGVPPIRELTERTTVALGTDNVMTDSPSMFREMEFAAKLSDLPAQEILRMATRNGAEIAGLNRGVVREGADADLLVLDGDSDNLAGARDLVRAIVRRAGHADVSRVVIGGETVVPRDDPRDD; the protein is encoded by the coding sequence ATGTATCTCGAAGGGACCATTCTGGTCGGCCCCGACTTCGAGCCGGTCGAGGGCCGGGTCGTCGTCGCGGACGGCGAGATCGTCCGGGTTGAGGAACGCGAGACCGAGGGCGACGACGTGATCTGCCCGGCGTTCGTCAACGCCCACACCCACATCGGCGACTCCATCGCCAAGGAGGCGGGCGAGGGCCTCTCGCTCGACGAACTCGTCGCCCCGCCGGACGGGCTGAAACACCGGCTCCTCCGGGCGGCCGGCCGCGAGGAGAAGGTGTCGGCGATGGCCCGCACCCTGCGGTACATGGAGTCGACCGGGACCGGGACCTTCCTGGAGTTCCGCGAGGGCGGCGTCGACGGCGTCGGCGCGCTTCGCGACGCGCTCGCCGGCGAGGGCGTCGAGTTCGGTAAGCGCGCGATCGAGGCGGTCGTCTTCGGCCGCGACGACCCCGACGTCCTCTCCGTGGCCGACGGGTACGGGGCCTCCGGGGCCCGCGACGCCGACTTCGACGCGGTCCGCTCCGAGACGCGCGAGGCCGGCAAGCTGTTCGGGATCCACGCGGGCGAGCGCGACGCCGACGACATCAACCCCGCGATGGATCTGGACCCGGACTTCCTCGTCCACATGGTCCACGCGGAGGGGATCCACCTCGAACGGCTCGAACATCGGGGGACCCCAGTCGTGGTCTGCCCGCGGTCGAATCTGGTGACGAACGTCGGCGTCCCGCCGATCCGCGAGCTGACCGAGCGGACGACCGTCGCCTTGGGCACCGACAACGTGATGACCGACTCGCCGTCGATGTTCCGCGAGATGGAGTTCGCCGCGAAGCTCTCCGATCTCCCCGCGCAGGAGATACTGCGGATGGCGACGCGCAACGGCGCGGAGATAGCCGGCCTGAACCGCGGCGTGGTGCGGGAGGGGGCCGACGCCGACCTGCTCGTCCTCGACGGCGACTCAGACAACCTCGCCGGCGCGCGCGACCTCGTCCGGGCGATCGTCAGGCGGGCCGGCCACGCCGACGTCTCGCGGGTCGTGATCGGCGGCGAGACCGTCGTCCCCCGCGACGATCCTCGCGACGACTGA